The following are encoded in a window of Ruminiclostridium herbifermentans genomic DNA:
- a CDS encoding acyltransferase family protein, which produces MQHNEDLDFLKGIGIVLVVLGHCFTTALETKYYSIRILKDFIYTFHMPLFFIVSGYLQGLRPYSINKLKNFSTHQIRKLFLPYIAWSIVLYIFYYFLNSINIITIQENIRLNPIYLIYDILAYNIRTGNVLWFVYILCIISIVSYIFHNLITKKGFNIAFLVAVLFLGVIANIYLRDELFVLKRFLVMWIYYEVGVYIGIFIKDINIKANTTVNIILMALYPFIFIFYLKSNSIFTYGLKVICALLAVFILYNLSKYNNCRTYRIFNYLGKRTSYIYYLHNPYIVLVTVTGLNQFTKLNIAAAIAIAFILGIIIPLIIGNLILSRIKMTKFILLGERYEKQY; this is translated from the coding sequence ATGCAGCACAACGAAGATTTAGACTTTCTAAAAGGAATAGGAATAGTTCTAGTTGTTTTAGGACATTGCTTTACAACAGCACTTGAGACAAAATATTATTCCATTAGGATTCTAAAGGATTTTATTTATACTTTTCATATGCCATTGTTTTTTATTGTATCCGGTTACCTTCAAGGCTTGAGACCGTACAGCATTAATAAACTCAAAAATTTTAGTACTCATCAAATAAGGAAATTATTTTTGCCGTATATAGCTTGGTCAATTGTTTTATACATATTTTATTACTTTTTAAACAGTATTAACATAATCACAATACAAGAGAATATAAGACTCAATCCAATTTATTTGATTTATGACATACTTGCATATAATATCCGAACTGGAAATGTATTATGGTTTGTTTATATTTTATGTATCATTTCAATTGTATCATATATATTTCATAATTTAATTACCAAAAAAGGCTTCAATATAGCTTTTCTAGTAGCTGTGCTTTTTTTGGGAGTTATAGCAAATATATATTTACGAGATGAGTTGTTTGTATTAAAAAGATTTTTAGTTATGTGGATTTATTATGAAGTTGGCGTTTATATAGGAATATTTATAAAGGATATAAATATTAAGGCCAATACAACAGTTAATATAATTTTAATGGCGTTATATCCATTTATATTTATTTTTTATTTAAAAAGCAACAGCATATTTACATATGGACTGAAGGTGATTTGTGCGTTACTGGCAGTATTTATTCTATATAACTTATCAAAATATAACAATTGCCGGACATATAGGATTTTCAACTACTTAGGTAAAAGAACCTCTTATATATATTATTTACATAATCCATATATTGTTTTAGTAACGGTTACTGGGCTAAACCAATTTACTAAACTAAATATAGCAGCTGCAATAGCTATTGCATTTATACTTGGGATAATAATACCTTTGATTATAGGCAATTTGATATTATCGCGAATCAAAATGACAAAATTTATTCTATTAGGAGAACGATATGAAAAGCAATATTAG
- a CDS encoding CpsD/CapB family tyrosine-protein kinase, with protein sequence MANIRFHSCLQENQAVRDAYSMLSGNIHLGKENKDSKSIVITSSEPKAGKTSIAVNLAITLAIWGKKTILVDADMRKETTYVSIPKWVSNLGLAQYLSGHAEYEEIICYTNIEGFKYLPNGGVALNPIGNLCSERFNTLLERLKEEFEYIIFDSPSLDTISDAVIISTKVDSAILVAKIGKSNLKAIKRSKEKLEKVNANILGVVINDVSKKHYKQYLSSYKYLYNARCKNEKNEKPSKNAVLA encoded by the coding sequence ATGGCAAACATAAGATTTCATTCATGCTTACAAGAAAATCAGGCAGTACGAGATGCATATTCAATGCTATCAGGAAATATTCATTTGGGAAAAGAAAATAAAGATTCGAAGAGCATTGTTATTACAAGCTCTGAGCCTAAAGCGGGAAAGACTTCAATAGCAGTAAACCTTGCAATAACATTAGCTATTTGGGGAAAAAAAACTATACTGGTTGATGCAGACATGAGAAAAGAAACTACTTACGTGTCAATACCAAAATGGGTAAGTAATTTAGGACTGGCTCAATATCTAAGCGGTCATGCTGAGTATGAGGAAATAATATGCTATACAAACATAGAAGGGTTTAAGTATTTGCCCAATGGAGGTGTTGCGCTAAACCCAATTGGAAATTTATGCTCAGAAAGGTTTAATACTCTGCTTGAAAGGCTAAAGGAAGAATTTGAATACATAATATTTGATTCTCCTTCCCTTGATACAATATCTGATGCAGTTATAATTTCTACAAAGGTGGATTCTGCTATCTTGGTTGCAAAAATAGGAAAATCAAATCTTAAGGCAATTAAGAGATCAAAAGAAAAATTGGAAAAGGTAAATGCAAATATATTAGGTGTTGTAATAAATGATGTTAGTAAAAAGCATTATAAGCAATATTTGAGTTCATATAAATATTTGTATAATGCTAGATGCAAAAATGAAAAGAATGAAAAGCCTAGTAAAAATGCTGTATTGGCGTAA
- a CDS encoding UDP-glucose dehydrogenase family protein — MKITITGTGYVGIVTGVCLAEIGHTVTCYDIDKTRIKKLQDRIMPIFEPGLEEMVINNSERLSFISDYKEAYRDSEVVFICVGTPEKKDGSANLKYVYDAVQQVVECVKSDCTIVIKSTVPVGTGDNLDRVINQKNDTKRFEIVNNPEFLSQGTAINDTMNASRIVLGVNSAKAERILRNVYDGFRQKYVVTDRRSAEMIKYASNDFLALKISYINEIANLCDFIGANVEDVALGMGYDPRIGNRFLKAGIGYGGSCFPKDTKALHWLANFNDCELKTIKAAIDVNENQKIKLIKKARKYYDSFRGLTVAILGLTFKPGTDDLREAPSLQNIPILLEDGARVKVFDPIGMDNFKKIYPSEIEYCNCIEETLEDADICFILTEWPEIVTMDVSKFPFYMRNPIVLDGRNCFSLEAVEGKNFIYESIGRRVVGQSTQIKESILKSEKAG; from the coding sequence ATGAAAATAACTATAACTGGAACTGGATACGTAGGTATAGTCACGGGAGTTTGTTTAGCTGAGATAGGACATACAGTGACTTGCTATGACATTGACAAAACCAGAATAAAGAAGCTGCAAGACCGTATAATGCCAATATTTGAGCCTGGGCTAGAAGAAATGGTCATTAATAACAGTGAAAGGCTTAGCTTCATCAGTGATTATAAAGAGGCTTACCGTGACAGTGAGGTAGTATTTATTTGTGTAGGAACTCCAGAAAAAAAGGATGGTTCAGCTAACTTAAAATATGTTTATGATGCTGTTCAGCAAGTTGTTGAATGTGTAAAAAGTGATTGCACAATAGTTATTAAATCTACTGTGCCTGTTGGAACAGGTGATAATTTAGACAGGGTTATTAATCAAAAAAATGATACAAAGCGTTTTGAAATTGTAAATAATCCTGAATTTTTATCACAGGGAACAGCAATTAACGATACAATGAATGCTTCTCGTATAGTTTTGGGAGTCAATTCAGCAAAAGCAGAAAGGATTCTTAGAAATGTATATGATGGGTTTAGGCAAAAATACGTAGTTACAGACAGAAGAAGTGCTGAAATGATTAAGTACGCTTCAAATGATTTTTTAGCCCTAAAAATTTCCTATATTAATGAGATTGCAAACCTATGTGATTTTATTGGTGCAAATGTTGAGGATGTGGCATTAGGAATGGGGTATGACCCTAGAATAGGAAACCGATTTTTAAAAGCAGGTATTGGATATGGCGGCTCATGTTTCCCAAAGGACACTAAGGCATTACACTGGTTGGCAAATTTTAATGATTGTGAGCTTAAAACAATAAAAGCTGCTATTGATGTAAATGAGAATCAGAAGATAAAGCTAATTAAAAAAGCTAGAAAATATTATGACAGCTTTCGTGGGTTAACAGTTGCAATATTAGGGTTAACCTTTAAACCAGGAACTGATGATCTTCGAGAGGCGCCTTCCCTTCAAAACATTCCTATTCTTTTAGAGGATGGAGCAAGAGTTAAAGTATTTGATCCAATAGGAATGGATAATTTTAAGAAAATATATCCTTCTGAAATTGAATACTGCAACTGTATTGAAGAAACCCTTGAAGATGCAGATATTTGCTTTATTCTTACTGAATGGCCTGAAATAGTCACTATGGATGTATCAAAATTTCCATTTTATATGAGAAATCCTATTGTGCTTGATGGCAGAAATTGTTTTAGCCTAGAAGCAGTTGAAGGTAAGAATTTTATTTATGAATCAATTGGCAGAAGAGTAGTTGGCCAAAGTACACAAATTAAAGAAAGTATATTGAAAAGTGAGAAGGCTGGCTAA